The Triticum urartu cultivar G1812 chromosome 6, Tu2.1, whole genome shotgun sequence genome includes the window ACGCCCGCCGATCACGCCGCCGCACTCGAATGTTCCGTGGAGCTCCCGGCGACGTGCCAGCTGTACGCCGCCGCACTCGACGCCCATCTTTTTCACCCATCCTTGGAGGTGCCCGCACCGTCCCTGCTCCCGGACCGCGTCGTCCCGGACTGCAAGAACTCGGCCACGCGTCCGCGGCTCTCCGACTACGACATTGACATCGACTTCAACCTCCGGGAGATGGAGAAGAACGTCGAGGAGCGGCCTTCGCCGGACTACCTGAACACGGTGCAGGGAGATCGGATGAGCCTATCGATGCGTGCCACCCTCGTCTTCTGGATGGACGACTTCACCCGGCACTACGACCTGGCCCCTGGCACGCTTCACCGCGCCGTCTCCTACGTCGACCGCGTCCTGTCGGCGCGAACCTTGTCTACAGCTCGCACGGACATGGAGTATGAGCTCTGTCTCCTGGGCGCCACGGCCGTCTTCACCGCCGCCAAATACGAGGAGCGGGGCACCAGATTCAAGGTGAACGCCGCGAAAATTGCCGACGACTGTGGGTTCGCCACAAGCAAGGAGGTGACCGACATGGAGTGCAAgatgttttttttttttttttttgcgggaatgGAGTGCAAGATGTTGGCGGCGCTCCGGTACGAGCTCAGCGGACCAACGGCCTACACGTTCGTGGACCACTTCACCAGGTACAGCAACGGAGAGCGCGAGCTGGAGGTTCAGAGGTTGGCGCATCAGCTCGCCGAAACATCGCTGGTGGACTACAGATGCCTGCAGCTCATGCCGTCCGCCGTGGCGGCGTCGGCGGTCTTTCTCGCCAGGCTGATCTTGAACCCAATGGCCAGCCAGGTGCAGAAGTGGAACAGGGAATTCACAGAGCTGACAGGGTACAAGCCCACAGACCTCATCCTTGGCATTCAGTCCTTGTACATGATGAATCCCGATCCTCGCTTCGTGATCTTGCCAGAGTTCTTGTAAGAATGAAATGGAAGATTTAGGCTATCATAGCCAGCCCAGTTCTATAGTTGAGGAAACTTACATCGGTGTCAACATATACACATATATGTATGTAGTATCTGGCCTCATTCCCTCCTTGTCAAAGATGTTGTTGAAGAATCACATTCTCCTTGAGGTGGTCAAAAAAAATGGTTGATGCATAtatggttgttgttgttgttcaaCCGTTGTTTTGATCGCCTCGGATTTTCTTTTTTTCTCGCTTAGGCATAGCTTTGGTTTTCTATGACTTTACTCGTGTTTTTTATGTTTGTGTTGTTGTTGGTTGTGTGCATCATAATTATGCCAAGAGACCGAGTGTACATTCATTGTAATTGTATTTATTTGATACTCATTTTGAGTCAATAAAATTCATGAATGTACGTGGTATCTCCAATACGGTATTTCTTAGTATTTTTAAAAAATGTCTCAATCTTTTTTTCCTAAACCAAGCCAAGAAAAATTGTAGTTTTTACAAACTTACACTTATGAATTGCCCACATGTTGGAACACTAGAATACTAAGGTTTTAGATTACCGCGGTTTCAAAAAACTGTCTGTCGGTGAGTAGGGATACCCACTCCGAGAGAGGTATGCTACAAACGCATCTCGGCTTGTTCATCGGCCTTAGTGCCTAAGAGCTGCCGAGTCATGCCCGATGCGTCTGAATAGGCATTCGTAAGAGTTAATGGCGAGATCACTACTTTAGGAATTCTACAGTAACGGAAGATTTGTACCTCATGACTAGATGACCATGATAGTATTGTATCACTTGAAGATAGATACCAAATGATTGACTTGGGACTAACTATAAGGATACTACATCCGCTAAAAGGCAAAATGGAAGCTCTTTCTTGTACCCTAGTTCGGTGGATAGAAAACACCATTTCACAGAGAATCGCCCAAAATActttttccgccgccgcaagttTCTGTTCTTGAGAGATTCCATCTGGAGACCTTTTCCagtactctgccggagggggattcgatcaccgagggcctctacatcaaccttgttgcccttccaatgatgtgtgagtagtttaccacaaacctacGAGCCCATAGCTAGTTGCTAGATGGCTTCTCtttctttgatcttcaatacaatgttctcctcgatgttcttgagatctatttgatgtaatcttttttttgcggtgtgcttgttgggatccgatgaattgtgggtttatgatcagattatccatCAATATTATTTaagtcttctctgaactcttttatgcatgattggtatagctttgtatttctcaccgatctatctatttggtttggccaactagatggATTTATCTCGCAATGAGAGAGGTGCATTGTGATGGATTCGATCTTGCgttgctcaatcccagtgacaaaaaAAGACATGACACGTACTTGTATCATTGCCACTAAgcataaaaagatggggtttattcatattaattgggtttactttgtctacatcatgtcatattgcttaaggcgttactctgttctttatgaacttaatactctagatgcatgctggatagcggtcgatgtgtggagtaatagtagtagatgcaggtaggagtcggtctacttgtctcggacgtcatgcctatatacacgatcattgccttggatatcgtcataactatgcatttttctatcaattgcccaacaataatttgtttactcATAGTATGCTTTTTAttcgagagagaagcctctagtgaaaactatggccccggggtctatctttatcatatataaaatccaaaaatactttgttgcaatttatttactttttgTGTTCATGTTTATCTATCTATCACTacgagatttgatccttgcaattagccgccaagggattgacaaccccttgtttgtgtttggtgcaagtatttgttattttgtgtgtaggtgttgttcATGAGAtcttgcgtggttctcctactggattgataacattggttcttaactgagagaaatacttatctctactgtactgcgtcatcctctcctcttcgaggaaatcccaacgcagctcacaagtagcacgTATTGAGTTAGTAGGTTAGTTCCCCAAAATGATATAAATTTCATATAAAGCATTCAAGATTGATagtataatagcatgaaacaactaaaaaattatagatatttTGGATACATataagcatccccaagcttaattcatgcatGTCTATCATGTAATCTTTTACAATATGAATATTGAGAAATGATGAAGTATTTGATAACAACATAATAATATCCATGAATACTTGAACATAATCATTACTCTTCAAAATATATGATGCTTAACAAATGTTATCCCTACTCAATGGACTATGTATGCATGGCATGACTCCGCCTTCATCACATAAATATAAATCATGAGCACCCCGGTGTCAAACCATGATATTGTATCAGAtgaaaatgttttatatatgaaagttgctcagaaaaatacaatgaatccgaatacgcaatccgttcatctgtcacatgcccctagcatgctgaacatggaactttccccCTCTTTTCCTTTGTCCAAAAAAGCCAAACAATGGAAAACCCTCCGGATGTTTTTCCCCTCCGTCTACAACGTGTAGTACTGCAATAGAACGCCCCTAGCATGCTTATCATCATGTCATGCTTAGTGTTGCACTTTATTCCTTGTATTTACTGTTTCCTCCCCTcctctctccggtagaccccaaGACCGATGATGCCCCCATGATCGACTACGTCACCAACGACCCTTCTTTTGC containing:
- the LOC125517191 gene encoding putative cyclin-F2-1; its protein translation is MAVMDPFTADLLSGPSLPGAFSCAADHRMEFDDAYLRAIGALPPLSTVHLAPPHLHHAALKDSVELPATLYAATVDAHLFPPPFEVPLPSLLPDRVVPDSKNTAARPHLSGFEFAPTPADHAAALECSVELPATCQLYAAALDAHLFHPSLEVPAPSLLPDRVVPDCKNSATRPRLSDYDIDIDFNLREMEKNVEERPSPDYLNTVQGDRMSLSMRATLVFWMDDFTRHYDLAPGTLHRAVSYVDRVLSARTLSTARTDMEYELCLLGATAVFTAAKYEERGTRFKVNAAKIADDCGFATSKEVTDMECKMFFFFFFAGMECKMLAALRYELSGPTAYTFVDHFTRYSNGERELEVQRLAHQLAETSLVDYRCLQLMPSAVAASAVFLARLILNPMASQVQKWNREFTELTGYKPTDLILGIQSLYMMNPDPRFVILPEFL